The Pseudobdellovibrionaceae bacterium genome segment GCTATGTGTAGTAAAGTGGATTCTTGTGTTTCTGTGGAAATTCCTCCCACTATAACTAAACTTTTCTTTCGGTTTTTCCATAACTCATCGGCAATGTTAGACAGTTGTAATTTTTTATCTAATTCTACCAAAGACACTTTTTCATTGTAACTGGTTAACACTTGGCGAAGGTTTTTATCCCAAGCATAAGAAGAGCGTTTTTTTACTATCACCAATTGGTACAATACTCCCATTAAAATATCTAAATACTCCGAAGCCTTTACTGGATAACGACGATCGGCATTTGCACCCGTTAAGGATAAGCCAGACTCAAACACAACTAACTTATTCATATTTTTAGAAGGTTTACGCCCTTGAGCAAAAAAACCAGACATTTCTGTTGGAGCTAAATAAGAACCTAAAAAATCGGCCCCTACAGAGACAATCATCTTTGCTTTGTTTAAACGGTAATGAGGAACAACTTTATCTCCATAAGAAATTTTTTGTGCTTGCTTTAAAGCATCTAAATTTTCCACATCCCAAGAGTAATGTTTTGCTTTATAAGTTTGTTTAAAATTATAAAGTAAAGCCCTAGTGCTAGGAGAGGTAATACTTTTTGTTAGCACACCCACAGAAGATTTTTTTAATTCTTTAACCACTGTAGCATCTAATTTTTTCCAAGATATTGGCAAGCTATCGTAGTTGGTTTTTTTAGGATTTAATAAATGTTGTATTGGAGCTTTTAACCTATCAGGATCATATAAAGACAACACACTGGCTGTTGCACGCATAGATATTTTGTTTAAAGCTCCTGGATATTCCGAATTACCTTCTATTTTTATGGGACGGCCTTCTCTAGTTTTTACAACTACTCCAAAAACCTCAGAGCCATCAACAAAACTAGAAGCATAATGATTAGCCACACCAGGAATAACATCGTCTGGTCTTTTAACATAAGGTACAATTTTTTGAGTGGGTTTTCTAGTACAAGCAAAAGTACTTAAAGCTAAACTGGCTCCCATTAGTTTTAAAAAATCTCGTCTTGCCCAACCCTCTTCTTTACTTTTATCTATGGGTGTGGATTGAAATTCATCAACCACAGATTGTTGAAACTCTGTAGTGTTTTGTAGCTCTGCAAGACTCTTCCAATAGCCATTTTCTGGTTCTTCAGAAAGAAGCTGCTCGTTAACCTCTTTACTAGTTGTTGTTTTCTTTAGATGTTTTATTTCTTCTTTCATGAGCTAAGTCCTTTTCCTTTAACCAATGCTTTTTTTATTAATAATGACAAGTTACACAACTAGTGGGTGCATTATTTTCTTTTTTTCTATGGCAATCTACACACCAACCCATAGATAAACTTTCTTTTTGAAAAACCTCTTCCATAGTTTCCACCTGTCCATGACAGTCTTGGCATTGCTTACCGGCATTAATATGTTTGGAATGATCAAACTTTACATAATCTGGTAATAAATGTACTTTTTGCCACTCTACGGGTTGATTATTTATATAATGTTGCGTTAACTTTTGAATGATAGGACTGCCGGTTTTAACAGACAAGTGGCAGTTCATACAAATATTTAAACTAGGTACAGTGGCATGCCTGGATTTATCAACATTAGCATGACAATAACGACAATCAATTTTGTATTGACCTGCATGTACTTTATGAGAGTAAGGAATAGGTTGAGTAGGTTGGTAATTAATATTATAGCCAAAAACCACTTTATTATTGGTTACCAAATAAATCCAAATAAATAAAGCCGCTAGTGTGACCACTAAGACAACAGGAACAAGAACTTTACGAGACATTAAAATATTTTTTTTATTTTTCACTAGTACACTACTTTAGTTAATCATTAATACCATATCAACAACCAATATTTCAAATATTATTTAGAAAATTTATTTAATTTTTTAGGGTTAGATACTATAGTAAATAAATGCTCAATATATTCCTTAGAATAACCCGAAGTTAAATCTTTAATATATTTTTCTAAAATTTTTTCAGAAACGGCCTTTGCCATATAAGGCACCTCCCACTTCATTAAAAAGTGTAAACGACACCATTTATGAGCTATAACAATTTGGTCACAACCAGAAACTTCGCAAAATCGATAACCGTCAGCGTCGGTTAAAACTACATTGTCTTTGCTGGTTAAACTGTCTAGCTCTCCTAAAAATTGAGAAGATAAAATAGAAGGCGTATCGGCAGCTTCTGCTTTTGCGGACTTAGCCTCTGCCTTTTTACTAACTGCTTTTTTTACTTTTTTAGCGGGTTGTTTTTTTGCA includes the following:
- a CDS encoding cytochrome c3 family protein — its product is MSRKVLVPVVLVVTLAALFIWIYLVTNNKVVFGYNINYQPTQPIPYSHKVHAGQYKIDCRYCHANVDKSRHATVPSLNICMNCHLSVKTGSPIIQKLTQHYINNQPVEWQKVHLLPDYVKFDHSKHINAGKQCQDCHGQVETMEEVFQKESLSMGWCVDCHRKKENNAPTSCVTCHY